One Euphorbia lathyris chromosome 1, ddEupLath1.1, whole genome shotgun sequence DNA segment encodes these proteins:
- the LOC136203498 gene encoding cytochrome P450 CYP736A12-like, translated as MSPSILAALFFLIASFLPLKVIYNLCVILWHPNPKNKKHNPRLFLPPGPRPLPIIGNLHLLGNLPHQSLYHLSKQHGPIMFLKLGFVETVVVSSAQSAEIFLKSNDLVFANRPRMIVSDYLSYGSRGMIFDDYGPYWRDVKKVCSLQLLNSSKIESFAPLRKEEVELMVANLKKACEFGEKVNVGARVGDLSENLICRMIFGQRLSDEFELRPLIKEALDLVGAVNVSDYVSYIRPLDLQGLTKRMKAYRKGMDKVLEKIIDSHEKDNQWQIKVEKDKDFIDVLLSLMNNKSSETEDSSSYVIDRTCIKAIIQDIIIGGFETSASSIEWTFSELIRHPRVMKCLQEELQNVVGLDRIVEESDLPKLTYLDMVIKESLRLYPTLPFIPRKNLEDVTVNGYHIPKNARVLINVWAIGRDCNAWKENTLEFYPERFEDQSVDFRGRHFQLIPFGAGRRSCPGLNLGLRNVKLVVAQLAHCFNWEMPNGMVPRDLDMTETYGLTMPRANRLFAVPTYRLHV; from the exons ATGTCTCCTTCTATTTTAGCTGCACTTTTCTTCCTTATTGCATCTTTTCTTCCCCTAAAAGTAATTTACAATCTTTGTGTTATATTATGGCATCCAAAccccaaaaataaaaaacacaatCCAAGATTATTTCTTCCTCCAGGTCCCCGACCGCTCCCAATAATCGGGAACCTTCACTTACTAGGAAATCTCCCACATCAAAGCCTCTACCATTTATCTAAACAACATGGTCCAATCATGTTCTTGAAGCTAGGATTTGTAGAAACCGTTGTCGTTTCATCAGCACAATCTGCCGAGATATTCCTTAAATCAAACGACCTCGTTTTCGCAAACCGTCCTAGAATGATAGTTTCTGATTACTTGTCTTATGGTTCTAGGGGCATGATTTTTGATGATTATGGTCCTTATTGGCGTGATGTGAAAAAAGTTTGTAGCTTGCAGCTTCTTAATAGTTCAAAGATAGAGTCTTTTGCACCGTTGAGAAAAGAAGAGGTGGAATTGATGGTTGCTAACTTAAAGAAAGCTTGTGAGTTTGGTGAGAAAGTGAATGTTGGAGCTAGAGTTGGTGATCTCAGTGAAAACTTGATTTGCAGGATGATATTCGGACAACGTCTTAGTGATGAATTTGAATTAAGACCACTCATTAAGGAGGCTTTGGATCTAGTTGGAGCTGTTAATGTTTCTGATTATGTTTCTTATATTCGACCCCTTGACCTTCAG GGATTGACAAAAAGGATGAAAGCATATAGAAAAGGAATGGACAAAGTCCTGGAGAAGATAATCGACAGCCATGAAAAAGATAATCAATGGCAAATCAAAGTGGAAAAGGACAAAGATTTCATCGATGTCTTGCTTTCTTTAATGAACAATAAATCCTCCGAAACCGAAGACTCATCATCCTACGTTATTGACAGAACATGCATTAAAGCAATCATACAAGACATTATCATAGGAGGATTCGAAACTTCAGCATCTTCAATCGAGTGGACTTTTTCTGAATTAATCAGACATCCACGAGTAATGAAATGTCTACAAGAAGAATTACAAAACGTCGTCGGATTGGACAGGATAGTTGAGGAATCAGATTTGCCCAAATTAACTTACTTAGATATGGTAATTAAGGAAAGTTTAAGACTTTATCCAACATTACCATTTATTCCTCGGAAAAACTTAGAGGATGTCACTGTTAATGGATATCATATACCCAAAAATGCAAGGGTTCTTATAAATGTGTGGGCCATAGGGAGGGATTGTAATGCGTGGAAAGAGAATACACTTGAATTTTATCCGGAAAGATTCGAGGATCAAAGTGTAGATTTTCGTGGGAGACATTTTCAGTTGATTCCATTTGGTGCAGGACGAAGAAGTTGTCCAGGACTTAACCTCGGATTAAGGAATGTTAAACTTGTTGTTGCGCAATTAGCTCATTGCTTTAATTGGGAGATGCCTAATGGTATGGTGCCACGTGACTTGGATATGACGGAGACATATGGACTTACTATGCCACGTGCTAATCGTTTATTTGCTGTGCCAACATATCGCTTACATGTTTAA